GCCGCACGCTCGGCGCAGCCGGCCGTCGTTACGCCGAGACCGAGCTGCAGCGCGACACCATCCTGAGCCGCCTCGAGGGCGAGTTCCAGCGCTGCCTGGCCGACTGATCCATCCTGAGAAAACGCGTTCGACTTTCCTTCTGCTGAAAGGCTGCAAATCATGAGCAAGACATCCCCGAGCACGGCCGGCGACCGCATCGTTCCGGTGATCCTGTCCGGCGGCTCCGGCACGCGGCTGTGGCCGCTGTCGCGCACCGGCTATCCCAAGCAATTCCTGGGCATCACGCAGGAGCAGACGCTGTTCCAGCTGACGCTCGCGCGGCTGGAGGCCTTCACCGGCCTGGACGCACCGCTGATCGTGGGCAACGAGAACCACCGCTTCATCCTCGGCGAGCAGCTGCAGTCGCTCGGCGTGCGGCCGCAGGCGATCCTGCTGGAGCCTGCTGCGCGCAACACGGCGCCGGCCATCGCCGCGGCCGCCTTCGCCGCCATGGCCCATGGCGCCGACCCGCTGCTGCTGGTGCTGGCCGCCGACCACGTGGTGGAAGACGTCGACGCCTTTTGCCAGGCGGTGCAGGCCGGGGTGCCCGCCGCCCGGGCCGGCTCGCTGGTCACCTTCGGCATCGTGCCCTCCGCGCCCGAAACCGGCTACGGCTACATCGAGGTCGACGCCTTCGCGGCCGATGGCGGCGCCTGCGACGTGGCCGGCTTCGTCGAGAAGCCCGACCTCGCCACCGCCCAGGCCTACCTGGCCGGCGGGCGCCACCTGTGGAACAGCGGCATGTTCCTGTTCCGCGCCTCGGTGGTGCTGGCCGAACTGGAGCGCTTCAGCCCGACGGTGACCGCCGCCGCGCGGGAGGCGGTGGGAAAGGCCCGCGCGGACCTCGATTTCCTGCGGCTGGACAAGGCCGCCTTCTCGGCGTCGCCTGACGACTCCATCGACTACGCGGTCATGGAGAAGTCCGACAAGGTGAAGGTGGTGCCGATGTCGGCCGGCTGGAGCGACGTCGGCGCCTGGCGCGCCGTGTGGGAAGTCGCGGCCAAGGACGCCAACGGCAACGCGGTGCGCGGCGACGTCCTGCTGCACGGCAGCAGCGACTGCTACGTGCGCTCCGACCACCGGCTGGTGGCCGCCATCGGCCTGCAGGACGTGATGATCGTGGAGACCTCCGACGCGATCCTGGTCGCGGCCAAGCATGCGGTGCAGGACGTGAAGAAGGTGGTAGACCGGCTCAAGGCGCAGAAGCGCCCGGAGGCCAACCTCCACCGCGAGGTGTTCCGGCCCTGGGGTTCGTACGACTCGATCGACCAGGCCGAGCGCTACCAGGTCAAGCGCATCACCGTGAAGCCCGGGCAGAAGCTGTCGGTGCAGATGCACCACCACCGCGCCGAGCACTGGATCGTGGTCTCGGGAACTGCCCTGGTGGCGGTGGGCGACAAGGAAGTGATGCTCACCGAGAACCAGTCGACCTATATCCCGGTCGGCGTGATCCATTCGCTGGAGAACCCCGGCAAGATTCCGCTGGAGCTGATCGAGGTGCAGTCCGGTGCCTACCTGGGTGAAGACGACATCGTGCGGTTCGCCGACATCTACGGCCGTGCGCCGGTCACCGCCTCGGCCACGCCCGCCTGAAGCACGCACGCCCGGGCAAGCCCCTCACAGGGGCATGCTCAGGCGGATGGTGGTGCCCTTGCCGATGACGCTGCGCATCTCCAGATCGGCGCCGAGGCGTTCGGCCCGGTGGTGCAGCCCCTGCACGCCACGCCCGCCGATGCGCTCGACGGGCGAGCCGTCGGCGCTCACCTGGGGCGCGTGTTCGGCCACCGGGAATCCGCGCCCGTTGTCGGTGATCTCCAGCACCATGTATTCGCCGCCGGCGGTGTAGTCGAGCGTCACCCGCACCCG
The nucleotide sequence above comes from Xylophilus sp. GOD-11R. Encoded proteins:
- a CDS encoding mannose-1-phosphate guanylyltransferase/mannose-6-phosphate isomerase, whose product is MSKTSPSTAGDRIVPVILSGGSGTRLWPLSRTGYPKQFLGITQEQTLFQLTLARLEAFTGLDAPLIVGNENHRFILGEQLQSLGVRPQAILLEPAARNTAPAIAAAAFAAMAHGADPLLLVLAADHVVEDVDAFCQAVQAGVPAARAGSLVTFGIVPSAPETGYGYIEVDAFAADGGACDVAGFVEKPDLATAQAYLAGGRHLWNSGMFLFRASVVLAELERFSPTVTAAAREAVGKARADLDFLRLDKAAFSASPDDSIDYAVMEKSDKVKVVPMSAGWSDVGAWRAVWEVAAKDANGNAVRGDVLLHGSSDCYVRSDHRLVAAIGLQDVMIVETSDAILVAAKHAVQDVKKVVDRLKAQKRPEANLHREVFRPWGSYDSIDQAERYQVKRITVKPGQKLSVQMHHHRAEHWIVVSGTALVAVGDKEVMLTENQSTYIPVGVIHSLENPGKIPLELIEVQSGAYLGEDDIVRFADIYGRAPVTASATPA